From the Candidatus Polarisedimenticolia bacterium genome, the window GACGGGAGGAGCTGGAGGGACTCGTGGACCGGGACGGGACCATCTACTGCTTCCTGGAGGAGCCGGGCTTGAAGAACCTGAAAGAAGGGGCTCGCTTCGAGGTGGTTCCCCTGGACCGGCAGCAAAAGGTGACCCTGGCGCGGGTCAGCCGCGCGCCGGGAGAAGCGCCGCCTTCCGGCGTCGTGCCGCGCGCCGTGCCGGGGGCCACCACGCCATGACCCGCGGGCAGTGGCAGAAGAAGGTGGCGCCGAAGCTGCGGCGAGACCTGCGACGCGTGCTGGGCGAGGTCCCGCCGCGCGCCGCCCTCTCACCCAAGGTCGTCCGCCGCGAGGAGCGCCTGGGCTTCACCATCGAGCAGGTCAGCTTCGGAAGCGTCAAGGGGATCCGCGTCCCGGCCCTGTTCCTGAACCCCCGCGTCGCCGGAAAAAAGCCCGCCCTGCTCTATTGCCACAACCACTCTCACGACTATGCCTGGGGCAAAGGGGAAATCCTGGAGGGGAAGGGGCGCATGCCGCCTATCGGCGCGATTCTGGCTCGTGCCGGCTATTGCGTGCTGGCCATCGACTCCTGGTGTTTCGGCGAGCGGCGCGGCGACGAGAACGCCACGGCCAAGGAGTTCCTGCTGCAGGGGCAAACACTCTGGGGCATGATGCTCTCCGACGAGTTCGCGGCGCTGGATTATCTGCAGACTCGCCGCGAGGTGGATGCGCAGCGGATCGGCTGCTTCGGATTCTCCATGGGAAGCACCAAGTCCTGGTGGGTCGGCGCCCTCGACCCGCGCGTTCGCGTCGTGGTGGCGGCTTGCGGCCTGACGTCCTACCGGGCCCTCATCGAGGCGGGAGCTCTGAACCGCCACGGCATCTACTTCTACGTCCCCGGCATCCTGAAGATCGCCGAGGTGTCCGACGTCGTCTCCCTGCTGGCGCCGCGGCCCTTCCTGAGCCTGAGCGGCGAGGAGGACGGCGCATCACCCATCGAAGGAGTCAAGGAAGTCCATCGCCGGGCCGGAAAGATCTTCAGCCTGCTGGGGGCCCGCCGCAACCTGGCCACGAAGCTTTACCCGGCGGCGCACGAGTTCACCGACCCGATGCTCAAGGACACGCTCGACTGGCTGCAGCGCCACCTTCGCCCGACCCCTTTCGTCGCGCCCTGAGGATCCGCATGAAGCGACCGTTTTACTCCATCCCCCCCAGGAGTCTCCCTTGAAAGCCATCGCACGCCTCGCGCCCATCGCCCTTCTCGCGCTGACCGCCGCTCCCGCTTCCCCGCTGGCGATGCCGGATGCGCCGCCCGCTCCGGCCGCTTCCGCCGCGCCAGCAGTGCCGGCGGGCGATCGCCTGATCCTCGGAAGGCTGGGAGAAGCCCTGGTCCTCTCCCGGGCCACCTCCGGAAAGCTCTGGCCCGGGTGGGGACTCGAGAAGTATCCGATCCTGGTCTTCGAGCCGGGGCGGGTGGCCTACCTGGTGAATCATCCGACCCCTCCGCCCGATTTCGTCCGGCTGGAGACCAAGCTGCCGTTGCTCGGGACGGTGTTCACGAAGACGGGACGCGACGCGCGCTTCACCGCCAACACCAGCATCGACCTTAACGGCGCCCCGACCGCCTGCATCTCCTATTCGACGGCCCCCTCGGAAGCCGACAGCGTCTCCCTCAAGTTCGTCGCTCTCATCTTCCATGAGACGTTCCACGCCATGCAGAACAAGGTGGGCAAGACGGGCAAGGGATCGGTCGAAGCACTCCTGATGCGCTATCCCGATCTGAACTCCGAGAACCTTGCTCTGGCGCAGCTGGAGCAGATGATCCTGTTCGATCTGGTGCGCTTCGAGGACGCCGCCGATCCGGTCAAGGTGCGGCAGTTTCTCGCCGTGCGCGAGGCGCGGCTGCGCTCGGTGGGAGCCGAGATGCTGCGGGCCGATCGGGGCATCGAGTACCAGGAAGGAATCCCGACCTATCTGGAGGTGCGGCTGCTCGACGAGGCGAAGAAGGCGGCCGCGGCATCTCCGGGGCTGGGCAAGGACGATCCCTACGCTCTGGGCTTCTCCCAGGCCTCCGAGCTGAAGATGGGAAGCTATCTCATGCGCCTGCTGCGCTTCTCCTCGGATCCGGGAGGCACCCGCGACCGCGGTTACGCCACCGGGATGGCCCTCGGGCTCGTCCTCGATCGGCTCGCGGTCGACTGGAAGAGCTCCGTTCTCAGCTCCGACAAATATCTCGACGAAATCCTTGCCGAAGCCGTGCCGCTGAGCGCCGCGGCCGCTCCCGCCTCCCTCGCCGCCGCCAAGAAGGATTATCGCTACGACGAGGTCCTGCGCACCGTGGAAGGCAAGCTCGCCCGGCTGTCGCAGGATCGCAAGGCCGCCGCCGACGCCTTTCTGCGCCAGAAGGGAATCGAGGTCGCCGTCAGCTTTCCCGACTCTCCCGTGGAGGTGCGCGGGTTCGACCCGATGAACATGCAGCGCATCGATGCCTCGCGGATCCTGCACCGCCGCATGCTGCAGCTCGCCATCGGCGAGACCTCCTTCTCCGCCATGGACACGCCGACCCTGGCGACCCTGGGGAACGGCCCCATGGACGTGCGGGGCGTTACGGTGTTCGCGCCGACGGAGGACTTCCAGATGGACCTCGACTTCAACCCCCTCGATCGCGTCCCCGGGACCCGCGAGTTCCGTACCTCCTTTCGGCTGACCGCCGACGGCATCACGCTGCAGGCCCAATCCGGAACGGTGACCATCTCTCCCGACGCCGCGCACGTGGACGTCACGATCCGCCG encodes:
- a CDS encoding dienelactone hydrolase family protein; the protein is MTRGQWQKKVAPKLRRDLRRVLGEVPPRAALSPKVVRREERLGFTIEQVSFGSVKGIRVPALFLNPRVAGKKPALLYCHNHSHDYAWGKGEILEGKGRMPPIGAILARAGYCVLAIDSWCFGERRGDENATAKEFLLQGQTLWGMMLSDEFAALDYLQTRREVDAQRIGCFGFSMGSTKSWWVGALDPRVRVVVAACGLTSYRALIEAGALNRHGIYFYVPGILKIAEVSDVVSLLAPRPFLSLSGEEDGASPIEGVKEVHRRAGKIFSLLGARRNLATKLYPAAHEFTDPMLKDTLDWLQRHLRPTPFVAP